From one Bombus pascuorum unplaced genomic scaffold, iyBomPasc1.1, whole genome shotgun sequence genomic stretch:
- the LOC132915628 gene encoding putative serine protease F56F10.1 — MISGEAAANAKWMAEGQWIEYAKQFGALCFQVEHRFYGQSHPTSDLGVKNLMFLSSQQALADLAYFIEFMNINYKLPVGTKWIAFGGSYAGSLAAWLRNKYPHLVHGAVSASGPLLAEIDFQEYFVVVENALKEYSEACVNAILEANKQFHIMLHRPIGQQGIAKKFILCDPINEHTKRNDISNLYETIASIFAGIVQYNKDNRNNSAMANLTIDSACDILTNETLGIAIDRLAILSTKILQASEKKCLDYMYNKMIHKLRNITWASEEAEGGRQWTYQTCTEFGFFQTSTARGETRSRGSTLTGVVISKYQRAKVKVAIEMEEVQSMTKIQIKQNGGVECSLLHPSFTPKTTFELAPSYETPSGDYGQNHRNYMFKETVSYQLL; from the exons ATGATAAGTGGTGAAGCTGCAGCAAATGCTAAATGGATGGCAGAAGGTCAATGGATCGAATATGCTAAGCAATTTGGAGCGCTATGTTTTCAAGTGGAACATCGCTTTTATGGACAAAGTCATCCTACTTC GGATCTCGgcgtgaaaaatttaatgtttctttCATCGCAACAGGCACTTGCAGATTTGGCTTACTTTATAgaattcatgaatattaattacaagttaCCAGTTGGTACTAAATGGATTGCATTTGGAGGATCATATGCTGGATCATTAGCTGCTTGGTTGCGTAATAAATATCCTCATTTAGTACACGGGGCTGTTTCTGCTAGTGGTCCTTTATTagcagaaattgattttcagg aatactttgttgttgttgaaaaTGCCCTCAAAGAATATTCTGAAGCATGTGTAAATGCAATACTAGAAGcaaacaaacaatttcatataatgttacatcgTCCTATCGGTCAACAAGGAATagctaaaaaatttat ttTATGTGATCCAATCAACGAACATACCAAACGTaatgatatttcgaatttgtatgaaacaatAGCAAGCATCTTTGCTGGTATTGTACAGTACAATAAAGACAATCGTAATAATTCCGCAATGGCTAATTTAACTATCGATAGTGCCTGCGACAtattaacgaacgaaacattGGGTATTGCTATTGACAGACTTGCAATTTTGAGCACTAAAATATTACAGGCATCAGAAAAAAAGTGTTtggattatatgtataataaaatgattcataaACTTCGGAACATAACATGGGCTAGCGAAGAAGCAGAAGGgg gACGTCAATGGACGTACCAAACGTGTACAGAATTTGGATTCTTTCAAACTTCGACAGcacgcggggagacgcgttcgcgagGAAGCACGTTAActggagtc GTCATCAGCAAATACCAACGCGCAAAGGTTAAGGTCGCTATTGAGATGGAAGAGGTTCAAAGCatgactaaaatacaaattaaacagaatGGAGGTGTTGAATGTTCCCTGTTGCACCCATCATTCACCCCGAAGACGACATTCGAGCTTGCGCCATCGTATGAAACGCCTTCCGGAGATTATGGACAAAATCATCGGAACTACATGTTTAAGGAAACCGTATCGTATCAGCTGTTATAG